The sequence below is a genomic window from Candidatus Zixiibacteriota bacterium.
ACGGAACTCAATAAGTTGATAGGAAAAATCATTGACCAGCACCGTCCTGTCTTTCCAGATAACAATGGGAAGCGAGAGAGAACCCCTCAGTTTTCTAAGTTGCGCCTGCGGATGATTAAGATAGGTTGTATCTGTTCCCACCACCGTGTCAATTATTGGTTCATCAAAGTCCTGGTATGGAAGCAGGTCATAACTGACAGAAAAAGAGGGACCTGATTCTGCTAGCGTGGCTTGAGTTCCGATAGTTGACAAAACGCAAGCGAACGTCATAATAAAAACCGTAATCCTGCCAGCGACGGCCTGTCTCATATTCTGTCCTTTCGTCATTATTCCTTATTTGAGTCGCTCTGACATTATGCTTACGAGGCGTCAATTACATCAGTTTCCGTGTCCAATACAGATTTGATAATGCAATATTGAGAGACTAAAGCTGCCGTGAATCTTGACCTCTAACTCGATTCAGGCTTAAAGCCCTGCTTCAGTCAAGCCTCCACGACTTTTTATCCTCGACTTCTCTGGTTCTCTTCCCGTTGGTCAGAGAGAGGGACTTTCGTGGATTACCCTTCGCCCGCCCCGTGGCATTTCTTGTACTTCTTGCCGGAGCCGCAGGGACAAGGGTCGTTACGACCGACCTTCTGCCCGTCCCGTTTGAAAGGCTGAGCCTTACCGCGCTGCGCCCCCTGCGCCATAACTGTTTCACCGCCGGAAGCCGGGGGTGGCGCATCCTCGGCGGCAGCCCGGGCCGAGCCGAAGCCCATGCCGGTCGATTCCTGATGTGATGCCACCATGCCGGCTCGGGCCAGTTCACGGCGACGCTCCTCGCGGGAGCGCTCCGGCATATTGACCTGCAGTTTATAGACCATGGAGACGATTTCTTTATCAACCCCTTCAATCATCTCGGCGAAAAGACGATATGCCTCGCGCTTATATTCGACCAATGGGTCGCGCTGGCCGTAAGCCCGCAGCCCGATGCCGGTCTTGAGCTGGTCCATTTCGTACATATGGTCGCGCCAATGCTTGTCTATAGTCATCAACACCGCATACCGCTCCAGACGGCGCATTATTTCCTCGCCGTACAGTTTCTCTTTCTGGTTGTAGAAATGCATGACCGCCCCTTTGACCTGCTCGAATAGTCTATCAGGCGAGAGGGCGGGAATATCGGCTTCTTTAATATCGAGATTCAGAAGAAAGATATGGAGCAGTTCGCTCTTGAGATTGGTCCAGTCCCAGTTTTCGGCGTATTCCTTTTCCGGGCAATATTTGTCTATCAGCGACTGCAGGACCGAATCGATAAGTTCGAGAATTTCTTCTTTTATTGACGTCCGCTCCAGAGCCGCCAGTCGCCGGTCATAAACCACCTCGCGCTGGGAGTTCATCACGTTGTCATACTCGAGGGTATGTTTTCTGATGGCAAAGTTCTGCATTTCGACACGCCGCTGGGCGCGCTCAATAGCCTTGGTCACCATGCCGTGAGTGATGACTTCCCCTTCTTTGACACCGAGACGGTCCATAACGCGCGCCAGCCGGTCGGAGCCAAAGAGGCGCATCAGGTCGTCTTCGAGTGAGAGATAGAATTTGGAGGAGCCGGGGTCGCCCTGACGGCCGGAGCGACCGCGCAACTGACGGTCAATCCGTCGGGATTCATGACGTTCCGTGCCAATAATATGCAGCCCGCAGGGGACTTTTTCGTGGCATTTGAGTTCTTTGATAAAGGGGCAAATCTCTTCATCCTGGCGCGGTTTCAGCAGGGCGCAGTTTTGATGTTTCACTACGCCCGGTCCCAGTTTGATATCGGTGCCACGCCCGGCCATATTGGTCGCAATAGTAACCGCGCCGGGCTGACCGGCTTTGGAGACTATCTCGGCTTCCATTTGGTGGTATTTGGCATTCAGGACATTGTGCGGCACGCCGGAGCGCTTGAGCATACGGGACAGCGTCTCCGATACTTCAACCGAAATGGTGCCAACCAGCACCGGCCTTTTGGAGTTGTAGCACTCGATTATTTCTTCGATGATGGCGTTGTACTTTTCTCGGCGAGTAAGATAGACCTCATCATTGAAATCAATTCGCCGAACCGGCTCATTGGTCGGAATGGATACGACATCGAGTTTGTAAATGTCCCAGAATTCCTGCGCTTCGGTCTCGGCGGTGCCGGTCATGCCGGCAAGTTTTTCGTACATCCGGAAATAGTTCTGGAGAGTGATGGTCGCCAGAGTCTGCGATTCTCCCTCGATTTTGACTTTCTCTTTGGCTTCTATCGCCTGATGTAACCCATCGGAGTATCGTCGTCCCGGCATCAGCCGTCCGGTAAACTCATCGACAATCAGGATTTTGCCGTCCTGCACGACATATTCGACATCTTTCTCAAATAGGGTATAAGCCTTCAATATCTGGCTTATGGAGTGGACCTTTTCGGAGCGCTCGGAGTGGAGGCGATAAAGCTCATCGGTGCGGCTGGTTTTTTCTTCCGGGGCAAGCGTGCTGTCCCCTTCGATTTCGGAGAGGCCTTCGGAGAGGTCGGGAATTTCAAAAAGTTCCTGCTCCGCTTTGGAGAACTGGGCGCGGCCGTGGTCGGTCAGACTGATGCTGTTCTCGCGCTCATCGATAACATAATACAACGTTTCATCGATTTCGTACATCTTCTTTTCGCGAAGATAGTCCGATTCGACTCTCTCGATGAGTCCCTTGACACCGCCTTCTTTGATTAGTTTGAGATACTTCTTGTTCTTGGGAGCGCCACGGCTGACGGCGAGAAGAAGCCGCCCCGCTTCATAATGGCCATCGCCATCTTCCCGCTCAAGCAGTTTTTCCGCCTGGGCAATCTTTTCGTTTATCAGGTTGGTCTGCTTGCGAACCAGAGTGGAAACAATCGGCTGCATCTCGGCAAA
It includes:
- the secA gene encoding preprotein translocase subunit SecA, which translates into the protein MANFLTRLFGTKHERDIKAIRPLVDEINEHFSELAALTDEQLAAKSEELRKRLADGETTDDLLPEAFAVVKDTCRRLVGKSWEVVGIKTEWNMVPYDVQLIGGIVLHQGKIAEMATGEGKTLVATLPTYLNALTGRGVHIVTVNDYLAKRDSQWMGEIFKFLGLTVGCIQNDMDSAARKVEYGKDITYGTNNEFGFDYLRDNMAQTAEDRVQRGFFYAIVDEVDSVLIDEARTPLIISGQVESSLHQRFAEMQPIVSTLVRKQTNLINEKIAQAEKLLEREDGDGHYEAGRLLLAVSRGAPKNKKYLKLIKEGGVKGLIERVESDYLREKKMYEIDETLYYVIDERENSISLTDHGRAQFSKAEQELFEIPDLSEGLSEIEGDSTLAPEEKTSRTDELYRLHSERSEKVHSISQILKAYTLFEKDVEYVVQDGKILIVDEFTGRLMPGRRYSDGLHQAIEAKEKVKIEGESQTLATITLQNYFRMYEKLAGMTGTAETEAQEFWDIYKLDVVSIPTNEPVRRIDFNDEVYLTRREKYNAIIEEIIECYNSKRPVLVGTISVEVSETLSRMLKRSGVPHNVLNAKYHQMEAEIVSKAGQPGAVTIATNMAGRGTDIKLGPGVVKHQNCALLKPRQDEEICPFIKELKCHEKVPCGLHIIGTERHESRRIDRQLRGRSGRQGDPGSSKFYLSLEDDLMRLFGSDRLARVMDRLGVKEGEVITHGMVTKAIERAQRRVEMQNFAIRKHTLEYDNVMNSQREVVYDRRLAALERTSIKEEILELIDSVLQSLIDKYCPEKEYAENWDWTNLKSELLHIFLLNLDIKEADIPALSPDRLFEQVKGAVMHFYNQKEKLYGEEIMRRLERYAVLMTIDKHWRDHMYEMDQLKTGIGLRAYGQRDPLVEYKREAYRLFAEMIEGVDKEIVSMVYKLQVNMPERSREERRRELARAGMVASHQESTGMGFGSARAAAEDAPPPASGGETVMAQGAQRGKAQPFKRDGQKVGRNDPCPCGSGKKYKKCHGAGEG